AGGTGATTGGTCTCGAAGCGTGAAATCGCAGCCTGGAGGTTGGTGTTTCGAATTCGTGAATGCCTTTTATCCCGACTTGGACGACACTGCAATGGTTCTGATGTCACTACAGGAGTCATACAACACTTCGCAGTATGGCGAGCCTGCGCTGCCGCCAAACTTGCGTTTGATTGCCGACGCAACCGTTCCTGCCATGCCTGATGCCCGTCGCCATGCACTGTTGCGCGATGACATTTCCGGTGCTGTGCAGCGGGGCATGCAATGGATGTTAGCTTTGCAAAATCGAGACGGCGGTTGGGGTGCATTCGATCGAGACAACACTGCGGAATTCCTATGCCATGTGCCGTTCGCAGACCACAACGCCATGATCGATCCCAGTTCTCCCGATCTAGCCGGCCGCGTTCTGGAATCGCTGGCCGGCTCCGGCCGCCGAGTAGGAGACGATGCAGTTGATCGGGCGGTCGCTTACCTGCGGCGAGCTCAGGAAGCCGATGGCAGTTGGTTCGGCCGCTGGGGCGTTAATTACATTTACGGGACGTGGCAAGCGCTGACAGGCCTGGCTGCCGTTAGAGTGCCACATGACGACCCGGCCATTGTCGCTGGAGCTCAATGGCTCATCGCGCACCAGCAACCTTCAGGTGGCTGGGGTGAATCGGCCAACAGTTACGCTCAATCATATTTGCGCGGACAGGGGCGTGAAACCGCTTCACAAACTGCTTGGGCAGTGCTGGGCTTGATTGCAACTGGCCGGTTTGATCATCCGGTCACTTTGCGAGGCATTCACTTTTTGCTCGCGCAACAAAACGCAGATGGCACCTGGCACGAAACCGAGTTCACTGGCACCGGCTTTCCGCAAGTGTTTTATCTGCGCTATCACTATTACCGCATTTATTTTCCGCTAATGGCCCTAGCTCGCTGGACCAAAGCGGCAGGCGAAGTTCAGCACTAACGTGTAACTGCTGATTCCTATTTGTATCCCTACTGGTTACTGAATACTGCTCTCCAATGGCTGTGCCAATTTCACAAATGTGGACGGTTGCCTCATATGTGCTGTGGAACAAGCTGCGCGGGCAAAAGCGGTATCCCTTGGTGTTAATGCTGGAACCACTCATGCGTTGTAACCTGGCTTGCGCAGGCTGTGGGAAAATCCAGCACCCGCCCGAAATCTTGCGGCGACAGCTCTCGCCCGAGCAATGTTTTCAGGCAGCCGAGGAATGCCGCGCGCCCATCGTTTCGATTCCCGGCGGCGAGCCGCTATTACACCCGCAAATCGACCAAATTGTGGCCGGATTGGTGTCCCGGCGCAAGTACGTCTACTTGTGCACCAATGCGATCAAGCTGGAAGAATCGCTGCCAAAGTTCACGCCTTCAAAGTATTTTTCGTTCTCGATCCACTTGGACGGACCGCGCGAAGAACACGACGCTGCCGTTTGCCGCGACGGCATTTACGACCTGGCAGTGAACGCAATTCGCGCTGCCGTGGCGGCCGGTTTCCGTGTGACCACGAATACAACTCTGTTTAACGACGCGAATCCTCAGCGACTGCGCGAATTTTTTAACACCATGATGGACCTGGGCGTAGAAGGAATGATGATTTCTCCTGGCTATCGCTACGCCAAGGCGCCCAACCAGGATCATTTTTTACCTCGGCAGCAGACTGTGCATCTGTTTCAACGCCTGTTGGATAAAGCTCCGCGAAAGTGGCGGTTCAACCACTCACCGCTGTTTTTAGAATTTCTGCGGGGCCAGTGGAAACTAGAATGCACGCCCTGGGGTAACCCTACCTATAACGTGTTTGGCTGGCAGAAACCCTGCTACTTGTTGGATGATGGCTACACGCAAACATTCCAGGAATTGCTTGACACGACGGATTGGGGCGCCTACGGCCGCGCTAGCGGCAATCCGCGCTGCCAGGATTGCATGGTCCACTGCGGTTACGAACCAACGGCGGTGAGTGAAACATTTGGCTCATTGCGCGGTATGTGGGCGGCCGCAAGGTCGGTCCTTTTTGGAATGCAACCGCTTCGGCAGCCATTGGCTGTTCGAGCTAGTCCTGAACAACCGGTCGAACCGTTGCTTCCTCTTTTGTCAACAGCATCATCCGGAAAAACTGCGTGTCAGAGCAACGGATGCAAACCGATCGAGTCCAATTTCATTCCCAGTTCGGCATTGCTTCCTATTATGCCCACTACCGGACAAGATCCGTTGGACGATAAATCTTGCACGGATCCGGCACTCACGTTCCTCCGGTGATTCCGTCCGGCATCTGCTAAAATCATCGGCAGTTGTTATGATCGAGCCAGTCTGCGAGTTGGTGCTTTTGGCTCAATGCGCTGCTGTTTGTAACCTTGGAACGCTTTCATGTTGCTCGCCGAACCGCCGTCCAACCCCTGGGATTTGCACTTCCAGTTGCTCGGCATTCCGGTACGCATTACCCCCTGGTTTTGGCTGGCGAACATTGTACTCGGGTGGGATTTCGCTCATCAATTTGCCGGACCAGGAACCGGTTTGAATATGGGCACGGCACTGTTAATTTGGACCGCCGCAGTGCTGGTTTCGATCACCGTACACGAATTCGGTCATGCCCTAACTTACCGGACATTCGGTGTTCCATGTCACGTGGTGTTATATCACTTTGGCGGGTTGGCGATTTCAGGCCAATCCTTCGGCAGCTTTGGCAATCGGCGCGGCGAAGATCCGAAACGGCAAATCCTGATTTCTGTTGCTGGTCCCCTCGCCCAATTATTGTTGGCCGTAGCGGTGGCTAGTGTTTTTCATGTTGGCGGTTTTCAAATCGACAATCCGTTGCCGTTTTTCCATCAACTCGATTTTTTGGAAGATGGAAAGCCGCTCTCGTCAGTCGCCCTAAGGGTTTTTGAAGATTCGCTGATGTGGTGCAGCGTATGGTGGGCGTTGTTAAACTTATTGCCGGTCTATCCGCTGGATGGCGGAAGAATTTCTCGAGAAGTGCTGACGTTAATCCATCCGCGGGAAGGAATCCGTTTTTCGCTGATACTTTCCATCGCTGCGGCTGCCGGCGTGGCGCTGTGGGCTTTGCAAAGAGAACACAACACCATGTTGGCCTTGATGTTCGGCATGCTGGCGTATTCAAGCTTCATGACATTACAGGCATACCTGGGGCGCGGTGGTGGTTTCGGCGGAGGTTGGCGGTAAGTAATGTTGTGGCTCAACTCGAATCTACAGCGAGAATAAACGTCGCAACCTTTCCTATGCTCTCGGATAGCAAACTTCCGAATCCAACGTCATACCGCAGCGATCTATCCTGCCGCGTCATATTGCTGGGAGCCAGCAATCTCATGCGCGGCATTTCGACCGTCGTGGAAACTGCGCAAATTGTTTGCCGGCAGCCGTTGCAAATAATTACCGCCGCAGGCTTGGGGCGATCTTACGGAATCGAAAGTCGAGTGCTGGGCCGAACGCTTCCGGGCATCATCCATTGTTCGCTCTGGGAATCGCTTTCGATGCAAGCTCCCATCCCTACTTTTGCCTTGATCACTGACGTCGGAAATGACATTCTTTATGGTGTAGAAGTACCGCAAATTGTGGACTGGGTGAAAAGGACAATCGAACGTTTGCAGCGGGTCCAAGCGCAGATTTCCATGACCTTGTTACCACCGATCGACCCGTCGAACTTAAGCTCAGCCCGCTTTCATTTCTTTCGGACTCTTTTCTTCCCCAATTGTCGTCTGAAACGGGATGAGGTAGTTATACGAGCCCAGCAGCTACACAATCAGCTATTTGAATTGAGACATTCGCACGGGATCCGCACGATAGAACAAAGCCGCCAATGGTACGCATGGGATCCCATCCACATTCGTCGCCGACAATGGCGGTATGCCTGGCACAATATATTATCGGCCTGGAATGGCAAAACCGAAGAATCGCCGGCATTGGCTCGTGGTTCATTAGGGCGCTGGCTGTATTTACAAACTCGGCAGCCCTACGAACGCTCT
This portion of the Pirellulales bacterium genome encodes:
- a CDS encoding site-2 protease family protein — encoded protein: MLLAEPPSNPWDLHFQLLGIPVRITPWFWLANIVLGWDFAHQFAGPGTGLNMGTALLIWTAAVLVSITVHEFGHALTYRTFGVPCHVVLYHFGGLAISGQSFGSFGNRRGEDPKRQILISVAGPLAQLLLAVAVASVFHVGGFQIDNPLPFFHQLDFLEDGKPLSSVALRVFEDSLMWCSVWWALLNLLPVYPLDGGRISREVLTLIHPREGIRFSLILSIAAAAGVALWALQREHNTMLALMFGMLAYSSFMTLQAYLGRGGGFGGGWR
- the hpnH gene encoding adenosyl-hopene transferase HpnH, with the protein product MAVPISQMWTVASYVLWNKLRGQKRYPLVLMLEPLMRCNLACAGCGKIQHPPEILRRQLSPEQCFQAAEECRAPIVSIPGGEPLLHPQIDQIVAGLVSRRKYVYLCTNAIKLEESLPKFTPSKYFSFSIHLDGPREEHDAAVCRDGIYDLAVNAIRAAVAAGFRVTTNTTLFNDANPQRLREFFNTMMDLGVEGMMISPGYRYAKAPNQDHFLPRQQTVHLFQRLLDKAPRKWRFNHSPLFLEFLRGQWKLECTPWGNPTYNVFGWQKPCYLLDDGYTQTFQELLDTTDWGAYGRASGNPRCQDCMVHCGYEPTAVSETFGSLRGMWAAARSVLFGMQPLRQPLAVRASPEQPVEPLLPLLSTASSGKTACQSNGCKPIESNFIPSSALLPIMPTTGQDPLDDKSCTDPALTFLR